Proteins encoded together in one Actinomycetes bacterium window:
- a CDS encoding crosslink repair DNA glycosylase YcaQ family protein, whose translation MAPSGERPRRSDPAGRRWRCALPILSRDRLVGRLDVRADRGGGVLRVPAVHQDVRFTTAVATAVDREMPS comes from the coding sequence GTGGCTCCCTCAGGTGAGCGCCCGAGACGTTCCGACCCGGCTGGCCGCCGATGGCGCTGCGCCCTGCCGATCCTGTCCAGGGACCGGCTGGTCGGAAGGCTCGACGTCCGGGCCGACCGCGGGGGCGGGGTGCTCCGCGTCCCCGCCGTCCACCAGGACGTGCGTTTCACCACCGCGGTGGCGACGGCGGTCGACCGCGAGATGCCGTCGTGA
- a CDS encoding alpha/beta hydrolase produces the protein MATGSPSTADRPESRWVDLDGPVHYVDHGGPVDGPLVVCVHGLGGSLVNWAALAPLLTGTCRVLALDLAGFGHTRSGSRSTSVHANQRLLHRFLTDVAGTPTILIGNSMGGLISILQTAAHPDTVAGLVLVDPALPVGLRARPDPRVAAAFTAFAVPAMGRTLLARRSTTAAEQATTDLLRLCCVDPSRVPRHVVDQHRELADQRRAYSDVDAELLSAARSLIWVLADRRRYAAMQRAIGVPVLLLHGDRDRLVPIAAARAAAKANPSWRFEVAHEVGHVPQLEAPEWTAERILTWLVEHPGSAAAAAATKPTPRSPKRRLAGRARERTRHGALAGSLGSPEPR, from the coding sequence ATGGCAACCGGCAGCCCATCGACGGCGGACCGCCCGGAGTCGCGTTGGGTGGACCTGGATGGCCCCGTGCACTACGTCGATCACGGGGGGCCGGTGGACGGACCGCTGGTGGTCTGCGTGCACGGCCTGGGCGGTTCGCTGGTCAACTGGGCGGCCCTGGCCCCGCTGCTGACCGGCACCTGCCGGGTCCTGGCCCTGGACCTCGCGGGGTTCGGCCACACCCGGAGCGGCTCACGGTCCACCTCGGTCCATGCCAACCAGCGGCTGCTGCACCGGTTCCTCACCGACGTCGCCGGCACCCCGACGATCCTCATCGGCAACTCCATGGGTGGACTGATCTCGATCCTGCAAACCGCCGCGCACCCGGACACCGTTGCCGGGCTCGTCCTCGTCGACCCAGCCCTGCCGGTCGGGCTGCGCGCCCGCCCCGACCCCCGGGTGGCCGCGGCCTTCACCGCGTTCGCCGTCCCGGCGATGGGGCGCACCCTGCTGGCCCGACGCAGCACGACCGCGGCCGAGCAGGCGACGACCGACCTGCTCCGCCTGTGCTGCGTCGACCCGTCCCGGGTCCCACGGCACGTCGTCGACCAGCACAGGGAGCTGGCAGATCAGCGTCGCGCATACAGCGACGTGGACGCCGAGCTGCTCTCGGCGGCCCGGTCACTGATCTGGGTCCTCGCGGACCGCCGCCGCTACGCGGCGATGCAGCGGGCCATCGGTGTCCCGGTCCTGCTGCTGCACGGCGACCGCGACCGACTCGTTCCCATCGCCGCCGCCCGGGCGGCGGCCAAGGCGAACCCGTCCTGGCGGTTCGAGGTCGCCCACGAGGTGGGCCACGTCCCCCAGCTAGAGGCCCCCGAATGGACCGCCGAGCGGATCCTCACGTGGCTGGTCGAGCACCCCGGCAGCGCCGCAGCGGCCGCAGCGACCAAGCCCACACCTCGCAGCCCGAAGCGGAGGCTGGCCGGGAGGGCACGTGAGAGAACCCGGCACGGTGCACTCGCCGGTTCGCTCGGTTCTCCAGAACCCCGATAA